A genomic region of Ochotona princeps isolate mOchPri1 chromosome 17, mOchPri1.hap1, whole genome shotgun sequence contains the following coding sequences:
- the NOL11 gene encoding nucleolar protein 11: MLSSLGATKMAALDEEITLSTVVLGAGQDGLLGVEPTDKADQFLVTDSGRTVVHYKVSDQKPLGSWSVKQGQIITCPAVCSFQTGEYIVVHDNKVLRIWNNEDVNLDKVFKATLSAEVYRIHSIQGTEPVVLFRKGAVRGLEALLAEPQQKIETVISDEEVIKWTKFFMVFKHPVLVFITEKHGNHFAYVQMLNSCTLSKYTLLLGEEKSLIKNFTASVDRKFIYLMSLSSDGCVYESVIPVYPSDTDKNQKVVRSLLLKTVVSGSSQKEVALTVLDQDHVAVLGPPLPASKECLCIWNIKFQTLQTSKELPQGTSGQLWYYGESLLMLHGKYLTVVPYKCEVSSLAGALGKLKHSQDPGTHPIPHFVNWETSQECELGSQNSEQSKRILRRKKSEVSLNPEVPASSQLLLAIKKDSEKHIELELRKLLAVKQTPDLCTVIGDVVAGLLARCRKEPAFYPRNCLLQLVQTHVLSYSLCPGLMEIALEKADVQMLQLCLQQFPDIPELVTCTCLKIFLSIGDDNLRKIDVNMESVVDYNDSVQDEKMEEQTGILQNGFSPEEDSRHGYDPESREKARGAVQETSACPVIPQRAALLNAILRSAYSDIFLLPYLKDIPAQHVTVFLHYLYFLYLKCSKNAAMTLPGIHPPTLSQIMDWICLLLDANFTVVVMIPEAKRLLMNLYKFVKSQISVYSELNKIEVSFRELQKLNQEKNNRGRYSIEVLELF, from the exons ATGCTGTCGTCCTTAGGTGCGACTAAAATGGCAGCTCTGGATGAAGAAATCACGCTGTCCACGGTAGTCCTGGGCGCCGGGCAGGACGGACTGCTAGGCGTGGAGCCGACCGACAAAGCGGACCAGTTTCTGGTGACGGACAGCGGCAGGACCGTCGTCCACTATAAG GTTTCTGATCAGAAACCACTGGGGAGCTGGTCTGTGAAACAAGGGCAGATTATAACATGTCCAGCTGTGTGCAGTTTTCAGACTGGAGAGTATATTGTTGTACATGATAATAAG GTTTTGAGAATATGGAATAATGAAGATGTCAACCTGGATAAAGTATTTAAAGCAACT CTGTCAGCTGAGGTGTACAGGATACACTCGATACAAGGGACGGAGCCTGTAGTGCTGTTCAGGAAAGGCGCAGTGCGTGGTTTAGAGGCCTTGCTAGCAGAGCCCCAGCAGAAAATTGAAACTGTAATCTCGGATGAGGAAGTAATTAA gtgGACAAAGTTTTTCATGGTATTTAAGCAtcctgttttggtttttattacTGAAAAA CATGGGAATCACTTTGCTTATGTACAAATGTTGAACTCATGTACCTTAAGCAAATACACGCTCTTACTTGGAGAAGAAAAAAGCCTTATAAAAAATTTTACTGCATCTGTGGATCGGAAATTCATCTATTTGATGTCATTAA GCTCTGATGGGTGTGTATATGAAAGCGTGATTCCAGTGTATCCAAGTGACACAGACAAGAATCAGAAGGTGGTTAGGTCATTGTTGCTCAAAACTGTTGTGTCTGGCAGTTCTCAAAAAGAAGTTGCCCTCACCGTTTTGGATCAGGATCACGTGGCTGTCCTGGGGCCTCCACTCCCGGCTTCTAAAG AATGTTTGTGTATATGGAACATCAAGTTTCAGACACTGCAGACTTCCAAAGAATTACCACAGGGAACCAGTGGTCAA ctctGGTATTATGGGGAAAGTCTGCTTATGCTCCATGGAAAATATCTAACTGTGGTTCCGTATAAATGTGAAGTGTCATCGTTAGCAGGTGCTCTTGGGAAACTCAAACACAGTCAAGATCCAG GCACTCACCCCATACCCCATTTTGTAAACTGGGAAACATCTCAAGAATGCGAACTTggatctcagaactcagagcaGTCAAAGAGAATT ttaaggagaaaaaaatctgaagtgaGTTTAAATCCAGAGGTTCCAGCATCCTCACAGCTTTTGTTAGCCATAAAG AAAGACTCAGAAAAACACATTGAATTGGAATTGCGTAAATTGTTAGCCGTGAAGCAGACGCCAGACTTGTGTACCGTCATTGGGGACGTAGTGGCGGGGCTTCTGGCGAGATGTAGAAAGGAGCCGGCCTTCTATCCGCGGAACTGTCTGCTGCAGCTCGTCCAAACACACGTGCTTTCCTACAG TTTGTGCCCAGGCTTAATGGAGATTGCCTTAGAAAAAGCAGATGTGCAGATGTTGCAACTCTGTCTACAGCAGTTCCCTGACATTCCGGAATTGGTCACCTGTACTTGCTTAAAAATTTTCTTAAG CATCGGTGATGATAATCTTCGGAAAATAGATGTCAACATGGAATCAGTTGTGGACTATAATGATAGTGTACAAGACGAGAAAATGGAAGAGCAAACTGGAATTCTGCAAAATGGCTTCAGTCCTGAGGAAGACAGCCGTCACGGCTACGATCCAGAGTCCCGTGAGAAGGCTCGTGGAGCCGTCCAGGAGACCTCGGCCTGCCCCGTGATACCGCAGAGGGCAGCTCTGCT AAATGCAATTCTTCGTTCAGCGTATAGTGACATCTTCCTCCTGCCTTACTTGAAAGACATCCCAGCCCAGCACGTCACT GTGTTTCTCCATTACTTGTATTTCCTTTATCTGAAGTGTAGCAAAAATGCTGCAATGACTCTTCCTGGAATACACCCTCCAACCCTAAGCcag ATTATGGATTGGATATGCCTCCTGCTAGACGCCAACTTCACTGTGGTGGTAATGATCCCGGAAGCAAAAAGGCTGTTGATGAATCTTTACAAGTTTGTGAAATCCCAG ATCTCTGTTTATTCTGAGCTTAACAAGATAGAAGTAAGTTTCCGGGAGCTACAGAAATTAAACCAAGAGAAGAATAATAGAGGACGGTATTCAATTGAAGTGCTGGAACTCTTCTGA